The nucleotide window CCTGGCCGACGAGCCCTACCGCTTCCTGGCCTTTGACGGCGTCGAAGTGCCCAGCCTGCTCGACATCTACGACTACTCGGTGGTCTGCTCCTCGTTCTCCAAGAACCTCTCCATGGCGGGCGAACGCATCGGCTACGCCTGCATCAACCCGGCCATGCCCGGCAAGGAAGCGCTCATCGGCGGCGTGACCCTGACCAACCGCATCCTCGGTTTCGTCAACGCCCCGGCCCTGGCCCAGAAGCTGCTCGGCAAGGTCCTCGGCTCCACCGTGGACGCCTCGGTCTACGATGCGCGGCGCAAGGCCATGGCCTCGATCCTGGACAACGCCGGGTACGAGTACACCATGCCGAGGGGCGCGTTCTACTTCTTCCCCAAGGCCCCGGGCGGCGACGACGTCAAGTTCTGCGCCTCCCTGACCGAGGAAAAGGTCCTGGCAGTGCCCGGAACCGGCTTCGGCCGCCCCGGCTATTTCCGCCTGGCCTTCTGCGTGAGCGAAGACGTCATCCTGCGCGCCAAGGACGGCATGGCAGCGGCCATGGCCAAGTACAAATAATTCAATAATCCCGACATCGAAAAGGGCTGCTTTCGGGCAGCCCTTTTTTTGTTCCCGCCCCCGGCCAAACGGTTTAAAAATTTGGCCCCCTGCCCCCGACTCCGGGGCCAAGTTAAAAAAACTGTACCCCCCGGCCTGATCCGGCTCGGACGCGGAGTCTTCCAACTTCCGAGACAACATCTTGATATTAAAGGATATAAAAACTATCTCAGCTTTGGGCCCGAGTTTGGCACGCCATATGCTTTAAAGAAAGCATCTTCCTTTTATTTGCACCGAGAAAATCCAGGCCTCCCCAAGGAGGCCTTTCTCGTTTTTGGGCACAAAAAAAGCCGGGCCGCATGGTTCCGGCCCGACCCCTTCAGCCCTGACCGGGCGTACGGGTCATTGGTAGAGGCGGGAATATTTGTCCACGATGGCCGCGAATTCCCCTTCCTCCCGCATTTCCCGGAGGGCGCGGCGCACCCTGTCCACCAGCCCGTCCGGCGTCCTGATCCCGAAGGCCATGTAAAAATCCTCCTGGAACAGGGGCACCTGGGCCACCCAGTAGTCCGTGGGCAGGCCCGCGTCCCTGAGCCAGTGGGCCAGGGAAAGCCTGTCGCCGGTGGTGAAATCGATTCGATTGGTTTCCGGAGAGGACTTCAGGTAATTCTGCTCCTCGCAGTTGACCGGGAAAAGATTGGCGCCCTCCACAAACCCCTTGGCCTGCAGAAAATGGTGTGTCGAGGTCTCGCGCGTCACGCCGATCCGGTAGAACCTGGCCTCCTCAAGCGTGCACGCCGTTATGTCGGTTCGGTGGCAGGGCCGGAAAAGGCACATGGCGGTGCGCAGGCCGTCGAGGTGTATCCACTTGAACAGCCCCTCCCGGTTGGGCAGTTTCAAGATGGAATAAATGAGAACGTTTTCATTGTTTTTGGCGATGTCGTAAGCCCGTGCCCAGGGATACAGCTCGATGGAGTAGTCGAGCCCGGCCCGGTTCAGGGTGGCCTCGACGATTTCGGTGACCACCCCCTTGATCTCGCCGTTCTCACTGTATGTATACGGAGGCCAGGACTCGGTCACCACCCGAAGGTCTCCCCCGAACGACATGCCCGCATGCGCCAGCAGCAACAGCACGGCAATAAGACTCATTCGAAACACGACCCCTCCATTGTTGGG belongs to Pseudodesulfovibrio portus and includes:
- a CDS encoding substrate-binding periplasmic protein, with the protein product MSLIAVLLLLAHAGMSFGGDLRVVTESWPPYTYSENGEIKGVVTEIVEATLNRAGLDYSIELYPWARAYDIAKNNENVLIYSILKLPNREGLFKWIHLDGLRTAMCLFRPCHRTDITACTLEEARFYRIGVTRETSTHHFLQAKGFVEGANLFPVNCEEQNYLKSSPETNRIDFTTGDRLSLAHWLRDAGLPTDYWVAQVPLFQEDFYMAFGIRTPDGLVDRVRRALREMREEGEFAAIVDKYSRLYQ